From Candidatus Tumulicola sp., the proteins below share one genomic window:
- the trpC gene encoding indole-3-glycerol phosphate synthase TrpC: protein MSYLDELAASRRADVERLQREVPLELLKAKAIDREAPRDFGAALRRRRPAVIAEIKRASPSAGAIAPDIDPGRLAAAYERAGAAALSVLTEPRWFKGSLDDLVLARRVCALPVLRKDFVVDEYQVWEAAAAGADAILLIVAALHDAQLRSFLGFAKEAGMAALVEVHDRKEARRAQSAGATLIGINNRDLRTFEVRRSTALELSRQIKSFSPDVLLVAESGYTSAADLAECAAAGIDAVLIGEHLMRAHDPEAALRDLVAVRPHIKICGMQSAEEVEMCVEAGADALGFIFADSPRRLDVAGATSLTARVPPQVACVGVFANSPRALIEDAIRSCRLDLLQFSGDESPEFCGSFGVPTILVAHDAIPDAPALQNARAVAVMADARVPGRAGGTGVRMALAKAQRMRAEHAGHFILAGGLRPNTVGEAIRAVLPDGVDVRSGVEVNGVKDAGLVNAFVAAAKEALHART, encoded by the coding sequence GTGAGCTATCTCGACGAGCTCGCCGCAAGCCGCAGGGCCGACGTCGAACGCCTGCAGCGTGAGGTTCCGCTCGAGCTCTTGAAAGCAAAAGCCATAGACCGGGAAGCGCCGCGCGATTTTGGCGCAGCTCTGCGCCGGCGTCGGCCGGCCGTCATCGCAGAGATCAAGCGTGCTTCGCCCTCGGCCGGGGCCATCGCGCCGGATATCGATCCGGGGCGTCTTGCCGCTGCATACGAACGCGCCGGCGCCGCCGCGCTCTCGGTGCTGACCGAGCCGCGATGGTTCAAAGGCAGCTTGGACGATCTCGTACTCGCGCGGCGCGTGTGCGCACTGCCCGTCTTGCGCAAAGATTTCGTGGTCGACGAGTATCAGGTCTGGGAGGCGGCCGCAGCCGGCGCCGATGCGATTCTCTTGATCGTCGCGGCGCTGCACGACGCCCAACTCAGATCGTTTTTGGGGTTCGCTAAAGAGGCAGGCATGGCCGCGCTCGTCGAGGTCCACGACCGGAAGGAAGCGCGCCGCGCGCAGAGCGCAGGCGCAACCCTGATCGGCATCAACAATCGCGATCTGCGCACCTTCGAAGTACGCCGCTCGACGGCCCTCGAACTCAGCCGCCAAATCAAATCTTTTTCTCCAGACGTTCTCCTCGTCGCGGAAAGCGGCTACACAAGCGCCGCCGATCTTGCGGAATGCGCCGCGGCGGGCATCGACGCGGTGCTGATCGGCGAGCATCTGATGCGCGCGCACGATCCGGAGGCCGCACTCCGCGACCTCGTTGCGGTCCGGCCTCATATTAAAATATGCGGAATGCAGTCAGCCGAGGAGGTGGAGATGTGCGTGGAGGCCGGCGCCGACGCGCTCGGATTCATCTTCGCGGACAGTCCGCGGCGACTAGACGTTGCTGGGGCGACGTCGCTGACCGCGCGCGTCCCACCGCAGGTTGCCTGCGTCGGCGTCTTTGCGAACTCGCCGCGTGCGCTGATCGAAGACGCCATCCGTTCGTGCCGGCTGGATCTGCTCCAATTCTCGGGAGACGAATCCCCGGAGTTTTGCGGCAGCTTTGGAGTGCCAACGATTCTGGTGGCGCACGACGCGATACCGGACGCACCGGCGCTGCAAAACGCGCGCGCGGTGGCGGTCATGGCGGATGCGCGCGTGCCCGGCAGGGCCGGCGGCACCGGCGTGCGGATGGCGCTCGCCAAGGCTCAACGCATGCGCGCTGAACACGCCGGCCATTTCATCCTCGCCGGTGGCCTTCGCCCGAACACCGTAGGCGAAGCGATCCGAGCGGTGCTACCGGATGGAGTGGACGTACGCTCAGGCGTCGAGGTCAACGGCGTCAAAGACGCCGGGTTGGTGAACGCGTTTGTCGCTGCGGCTAAGGAGGCATTGCATGCGCGAACCTGA
- the trpB gene encoding tryptophan synthase subunit beta — protein sequence MREPDERGYFGEFGGRFVPEVLVEPLRQLESDMREAFADETFWAEYRRLLRDYVGRPSPLFECANLTRLAGGARILLKREDCNHTGAHKINNTIGQGLLAKRMGKTRIIAETGAGQHGVAAATVGALLGIPVEVYMGEVDVERQSLNVYLMRLLGATVHPVSSGSRTLKDATNEAFRDWAASAQNTFYVIGSVVGAHPYPFMVREFARVIGDEARAQCLERYDRLPGHVVACVGGGSNAIGIFSAFLDDLHVKLWGVEAAGRGLDRVGAHAATLVAGSVGVLHGARTKVLQDQAGQIAPTHSISAGLDYPGVGPEHAYLQSTGRVTYLGVTDDEAREAFGLLARSEGIIPALESAHAVAYAVRFAKDSSPDEIVLVNLSGRGDKDAVRFANEP from the coding sequence ATGCGCGAACCTGACGAGCGCGGATACTTCGGCGAATTCGGCGGGCGCTTCGTTCCAGAAGTGCTCGTGGAGCCGCTGCGGCAGCTTGAAAGCGACATGCGCGAAGCGTTTGCAGACGAAACGTTCTGGGCGGAATACCGGCGCCTGCTGCGCGATTACGTGGGCCGGCCGTCACCGCTATTCGAATGCGCCAATCTCACGCGCTTGGCGGGCGGGGCGAGGATCCTCCTCAAGCGCGAGGACTGCAACCACACCGGTGCGCACAAGATCAACAACACGATCGGTCAGGGCTTGCTCGCCAAGCGCATGGGCAAGACGCGCATCATCGCCGAGACCGGCGCAGGGCAGCACGGCGTCGCGGCGGCGACGGTCGGGGCGCTGCTCGGCATCCCGGTCGAAGTGTATATGGGTGAAGTAGATGTTGAGCGCCAGTCTCTCAACGTCTATCTGATGCGGCTGCTCGGCGCGACCGTGCATCCGGTGTCGAGCGGTTCCCGCACCCTCAAGGACGCCACCAACGAAGCGTTTCGCGACTGGGCGGCAAGCGCGCAGAACACGTTCTACGTCATCGGCTCGGTCGTGGGCGCGCACCCCTATCCGTTTATGGTGCGGGAGTTCGCGCGCGTCATCGGCGACGAAGCGCGCGCGCAATGCCTGGAGCGGTACGATAGGTTACCCGGGCACGTGGTCGCCTGCGTGGGCGGCGGCAGCAACGCCATCGGCATCTTCAGCGCTTTCCTGGACGATCTCCACGTGAAGCTGTGGGGCGTCGAAGCGGCGGGTCGCGGACTGGATCGCGTGGGCGCCCATGCCGCGACGCTCGTGGCCGGCAGCGTCGGCGTGTTGCACGGCGCGCGCACCAAGGTGCTGCAAGACCAAGCCGGACAGATCGCTCCCACCCATTCGATCTCGGCCGGCTTGGACTACCCCGGCGTGGGCCCCGAGCATGCGTACCTGCAATCGACCGGGCGCGTGACGTATCTCGGAGTGACCGACGACGAGGCGCGGGAGGCGTTCGGACTCCTGGCGCGCAGCGAAGGCATCATCCCCGCGCTCGAGAGCGCGCACGCCGTGGCGTACGCCGTGCGCTTCGCCAAGGACTCAAGCCCCGATGAGATCGTGCTCGTGAACCTATCGGGCCGCGGCGACAAAGACGCAGTCCGCTTCGCAAACGAGCCATGA
- the trpA gene encoding tryptophan synthase subunit alpha, which translates to MIPQVFERCARERRAALIAYLMAGFPSLESTPELIRAAVAGGADVIEVGIPYSDPLADGPTIQMAAQRALEGGAAFDAMLARLTASNPRSLGVPLLAFSYYNPLFVRGLARSAQDLLAAGFAGAIVPDLPPEEAQPLLSAFQACGLSVTFLVAPTTPLERARAIAAQCTDFVYVVSRMGVTGANKQMGASVRALVERLRPLTDKPLAVGFGVSSPQQVADVAAAADGVVVGSTLIDCIAQSRHPARDLQALCASLRAACAM; encoded by the coding sequence ATGATCCCACAAGTCTTCGAACGTTGCGCGCGCGAACGACGCGCCGCGCTGATCGCGTACCTGATGGCAGGTTTCCCGTCCTTAGAAAGCACGCCGGAGTTGATCCGCGCGGCTGTGGCCGGCGGTGCAGATGTGATCGAAGTGGGTATTCCCTACTCCGATCCGCTCGCGGACGGGCCCACGATCCAGATGGCGGCTCAGCGCGCACTTGAGGGCGGGGCGGCGTTCGACGCGATGCTCGCACGTCTCACGGCTTCGAACCCGCGCTCACTCGGTGTGCCGTTGCTGGCCTTTTCCTATTACAACCCGCTGTTCGTGCGAGGCCTCGCCCGCAGCGCACAAGACCTTTTGGCCGCCGGCTTCGCGGGCGCGATCGTTCCGGATCTCCCGCCGGAGGAAGCGCAACCGCTGCTGAGCGCGTTCCAAGCATGCGGGCTGTCGGTGACCTTTCTCGTCGCGCCGACCACGCCGCTCGAGCGCGCGCGCGCCATCGCTGCTCAATGCACGGACTTCGTGTACGTCGTCAGCCGCATGGGCGTGACCGGAGCTAACAAGCAAATGGGCGCGAGCGTGCGGGCTTTGGTGGAGCGGCTGCGCCCGCTGACGGATAAGCCGCTGGCCGTGGGCTTTGGCGTTTCCTCGCCCCAGCAGGTCGCGGACGTTGCAGCGGCAGCGGATGGGGTCGTCGTCGGCAGCACGCTCATCGACTGCATCGCCCAATCGCGGCATCCGGCAAGGGACTTGCAAGCGCTGTGCGCGTCCTTGCGCGCGGCTTGCGCGATGTAG
- a CDS encoding selenium-binding family protein yields MLLKPDPTFYPSAKLAMKAPPEELAYVALLNAKGDGKPDAMAVVDVDPKSKSFGSVIHQVEMTKAGDELHHFGWNACSSALCPYAPHPHVERRFLVIPGLRSSRIYVMDTKPDPRAPKIVKVIEPETVMQRAGYSRPHTVHCGPEGIYMSALGSPSGDGPGGVFLLDHDTFEVVGRWEVDRGPQFFAYDFWWHLGHDVMVTSEWGTPNMIEAGLNPELLLAGKYGHHIHFWDLRRRKHVQAVDLGAEQQLVLELRPSHDPTKQYGFVGVVISLKDLSSSIWMWHRDKDTWAVKKVIDIPAEPADPEKLPDLLKGFKACPPLLSDIDLSVDDKFLYASCWGTGEMRQYDVSDPENPKFTGSVRLGGIVNRSPHPAKPKLALNGGPQMVEVSRDGKRVYFTNSLYRTWDDQFYTDGIRSWMVKLDVNPSGGIAPDPKFFLEFPDRRAHQVRLQGGDASSDSYCFP; encoded by the coding sequence ATGCTTCTGAAACCCGATCCGACCTTTTACCCCTCCGCGAAACTCGCCATGAAAGCGCCGCCTGAAGAGCTGGCATACGTGGCGCTGTTGAACGCGAAAGGCGACGGCAAGCCCGACGCGATGGCGGTCGTCGACGTCGATCCCAAATCGAAGAGTTTCGGCAGCGTCATCCATCAGGTCGAGATGACCAAAGCCGGCGATGAGCTGCACCATTTCGGCTGGAACGCGTGTAGTTCGGCGTTGTGCCCGTACGCTCCGCATCCGCACGTCGAGCGCCGCTTTCTCGTCATTCCGGGACTACGCTCGTCGCGCATCTATGTGATGGATACCAAACCAGATCCACGCGCTCCGAAGATCGTCAAAGTGATCGAGCCAGAAACGGTCATGCAGCGCGCCGGGTACTCCCGGCCGCACACGGTCCATTGCGGACCTGAGGGCATTTACATGAGCGCGCTCGGTTCTCCAAGCGGCGACGGCCCCGGCGGCGTCTTCCTGCTGGACCATGACACGTTCGAGGTGGTCGGACGTTGGGAAGTGGACCGCGGTCCGCAGTTCTTCGCGTACGACTTTTGGTGGCACCTCGGCCACGACGTCATGGTGACGAGCGAGTGGGGAACGCCCAATATGATCGAGGCCGGCCTGAACCCCGAGCTACTGCTCGCCGGCAAATACGGTCACCACATCCACTTCTGGGACCTGCGCCGGCGCAAGCACGTGCAGGCCGTCGATCTCGGCGCCGAGCAGCAACTCGTCCTCGAGCTTCGGCCCTCGCACGACCCGACGAAACAGTATGGTTTTGTCGGCGTGGTCATCTCGCTCAAGGATCTGTCGAGTTCGATCTGGATGTGGCACCGCGACAAGGACACGTGGGCGGTCAAGAAGGTCATCGACATCCCGGCCGAGCCCGCCGACCCCGAGAAGCTTCCGGACCTGCTCAAAGGATTCAAGGCGTGCCCACCGCTGCTCTCCGACATCGACCTTTCGGTAGATGATAAGTTCCTGTACGCATCATGTTGGGGCACGGGCGAGATGCGCCAGTACGACGTGTCCGACCCGGAGAACCCGAAGTTCACCGGCTCGGTGCGCTTAGGCGGAATCGTCAATCGCTCGCCGCATCCGGCGAAGCCGAAGCTGGCGCTCAACGGCGGGCCGCAGATGGTCGAAGTCAGCCGCGACGGCAAGCGCGTGTATTTCACCAACTCCCTGTATCGCACGTGGGACGATCAGTTCTATACCGACGGGATACGGAGCTGGATGGTGAAACTCGACGTCAATCCAAGCGGCGGCATCGCGCCGGACCCGAAGTTCTTCCTCGAGTTCCCCGATCGCCGCGCGCACCAAGTGCGGTTGCAAGGCGGGGACGCGTCCAGCGACTCGTACTGCTTCCCGTAA